The genomic window cttctgaatatgCTGTAAAACCCTGAAGAAGACTAGATATATCAATAAGCACCATGACTAAATTTCATGTCTTATTAGGTACTTACAGCTAGCTCCTGTTGCAGAGATTTCACCTGGTGCTGGAGTGTTTCTATCTGttgattctctttctttgtagAATTCCCACTTGTGTAGGTAAGTTGTGAAAGACCATTAAGGGCTTCTTTTAGTCTTTCCACATCATTAAGTAGTTCTGTTATCTTAGAGAAAAAGTCAAGAGGAAGAAAGTTTCTATTACCCACTCATTAAATACTCATTTGAAAGCATTACAGATCTCATACCTCTATGAAGCTATCCTTTGACTTCACTCAGAACAATTTAGAATTCTAGCACATGGGGCACATTTATATGATAGGGTAGAAGTGGGGAATAGAGGTAGGGGCTAAAGATATGGCTACTATTCTCCTGTTTGTGCTTTAGATAGATTGTAGTCAGAAATCATGGGAATTGAAATGCAACTGAGGAACCAGCAAACAAGGGTATTTGAAGGGGGCAGGGactgagagggagaagaagactGTCCTACATATACTGTTGGGGAGAATGGAGATAAACGTGTAGGTCTGCAGAAGATAACAACAAGAATCTGGACAGTTTAATAAACTTTTATGGAGGTGATTGTTGAATAATGGTGGCAGAAAGGTCTCAAAGGTGCAGTGGAAAACAAGGAATATACCAATTCCTTAGGACTagcatggcacagtagatagagtggtaTACACTTGAGGCTAAGAAGACCTGGGATTAAATGCCATCTTTAATAGTTACTGACTGTATGACtatggaccagtcacttaacctctaagcttccctttcctcatccataaaatgagactAGATCTAATCACCCTTTCAGCTATATATCTATGATCCTTCTCTTCACTCTGTATATCATTGGATATGAAGAACAGTCAATATTAGACGGTCTCAAGAGATATGGTGTCTTCCACCATTTAAGGAGGGAACCCAGAGAAATCACCTTATCCTTTCCCACCCAGTTCTTTCCTGGACTTCATGGTATCCAGAAACTCAGTATTCTGTAAGATGAAAGCAAACTCTAAAACTCACAGTTCCTCAGCACCCCCTGCCCCTGGGGTCCTTCCCTACCTTTGGTttgaaaaaggggggagggaatcTTTGAAGAGCTTCTCTCTGATGCTCAGTTTGAGATGGACACAACAGGAATTGACCTTATCATTCCCCAACTCAATTAGTTTCCTGGACTTCATGATCTTTAAAAACTCATATTTCTGTAAGATGACATCAACTCTAAAACTGTCACTTTCTCAGATCATTTCTTGGTTCCAGGATTTCCATCATGCCCCTGCACAGGGTAACCTCCCACCCCCCGTTTTTGGTTTCTTCTTACATGCTGTCTTTGCCCATTaaattttgagctccttgagggcttgGACTATTTattcctctctttgtatccccactgcttaaCAAAGTtcatggtacatagtaagtgttgtGATTATTGACTGACTCTGGTATCTCCAAGAGAAAACCAAACTTGAGTAAGCAACAGTAAATGTAAGAAATTCAAGATAAAGAGAAcatacaagatcatagattttgaactagaaaggaccttagaaagtCACTGAGTTCAACatcttcatttacaaatgagaaagagtgattgacccaaagtcacacagatagtaactaACACAGCCAGGATGATCTTTTTACTATATCACAACTGAAGAAGATTCTGAGGGCACAGTGagaaataaggcaaaaaaaagttACTGACTAGGGGAAGATGAGATGAGCTGCTTAATGATAGGGGTAATTCAGTGTGCTCTACAGAAATGAGAAAGCATTCTGGAAAAGAAATGTAACATCCAGAGGACTAAGTAGTTGGCAGCTAGTGCTGGACAAGGGAATGGGCCATTAGGGCAACTGGTGCTGGGAGGTGACAGGGGAACTACATCCTTTTGGACATCAGTATCTAGAAAGCAGTCCCAGTCACCTTGCACTAATTCTAGCCTATAACAGCTTTCTCTTCTTCTGAACTACAAGAGTGTTAAGTGTCTTCCATTTGGCACTTAAATACTATCTTAGTTAtacagctgtgtgtgtgtgtatgtatgtatgtgtgtgtgtgtgtgtgtgtgtgtttgtagatATATCTAAGAGACTGTAAAAACTTGAAAGCAAAGGCTTTTATATTGCTTTGCATCCTCCACAAACCTGGTTGCTGTAAAAAGTATATGTAGTGCACTTTTTTTAACAGCCCAAAACATTTTTAACAGTAGACAATTAGTATTTTATGTACAAGGAGGAGCTATAATAAACCTGAACTTATTATCATGACATAATACCAGGTTTTATTTTCCAACTTATATCATGCAGATTTACTTACTGCCTACCTTattgtcttttgcttctatttgttCGGCAGATTCTTGCATTCTTCTTTGTAAATCAGTAATTGTTGTTAAGGATTTGTCACATCTCTCTTTCTGGTCCTTTATTTCTTGTTCAATGCTTAAGCTCCTCAACTGTATCAATTCCTTTTCATCCTTTGCAGACAGTTCTGCCTTTTTGGCACGTGCAGCCTCCTCACATACTTCCTCATACTTTTTATTCAACATGGTCATATTTTCTGTAATACTGGTAATTTTTGCTTCTAAGGTATTCTTCACTGTGTTATATTCTGATAAATCAATAACCTCTCTAGATTCTAATTTCTTAAACGCTTGCTTCAAATTCTGAATCTCATCCTGGAGCTTAAAGATCTTTTCTGTTTTGGCTtgactttctccttctttttcactCAATCTAGCTTTCATGCACCCAACTTCTTTCTCCAATGCTTCCTTTATCTGCACATGTTCCACCAGGGACACAGAAGAGTGTTTTTGATTCTCTAACATCTGTTGTGATTCAGCTGCTGCCTGCTGAGCTTCCTCCTGGTGTCTCTGCTTTTCCTTGAGCTCTTCTTTCAGGGCCTCAATTGTGCCATTAAGAGAGTTTTTCAGCTCTTCAACTTGCCCTAAGTGAACATGTTGTTCCTGCAAAATTGCTTTGACTGCAAGTACCTCAGAGGtctgtttggcattttcttccaGGAGcttctctttctcactttttaCCTCTGTGTACTTCTCAGACAAATCCTTTAACTGTTTCTTAAGCTCTTCTGTTTTTTGGTTTAATGTCTTTTCCAATTCATGGGACTTTTCTATGAGAATATCCTTATTCTTCAAATCTTTCTGGATCATGAGGATTTCATTCTTTAACTCTTCATTTTCCTGCTGACATTTCCGAGTCTCCTCTTCCCCTACACTACATCTTTGTGTCTGTGCTAGCAACTGATCTTTGAGTTCCTTCACAGTGGCTTTAAAAGTTTTCTCTCGCTCTTCAAAACTAACAATTGGTGCATACTTTAGCTTAATGCATTCTTGTATTGTGTCGAGTTCTTTCTTCTGGGCTTCAATCTCAACAAGCAATGCTAAAATCTCTTTTTGACCCTCATTATATTTAGCAAGCACTTCAgcattgtttttctctgtttcttttaagCTTTTGTTAATAGCATCCATTTTATCTTTATGCTCTTTTATGCTGATAAACTCAGTTTTCATTTGGTTCTTAGAAtcctctaactttttttttaatgctccaTTCTCATCTTTTATTTGTACAGATTCTTGTTTTATAtctccaagttttcttttcacaTCTGTCAATTCTCTGTTAGCTTTGTCCAATGTGCTGCTTAATgctgctttaatttcttcatgggTTGTAACTGGCACATACTGTTCATTTATAGCTTTTTTTAGTTTTGCATTCTCAGATGTGATTACATGTaacttttcttttccatcatCACATTTTTTACTAAGTTCTGAAAATTCTTTATTGAGTTCAATGATATTGGATTTTAGAGCCATTAtctctttttcatggttttctagAGGGATATATGTAGCTTCAAGATGACTGACATTTTTacttaagttgtttttttccaacatcagtttctcagtttccatttttctttctttatacttttGCATCACATCCATTAGCTTTTTGTTCAAATCATCAACTATCAAAGCATgtgattttttcatttcttcattcaatttTAAAGGAATATAATAAGTTTTCATCTCAATTTCTAAATTCCGCAACTGCTGATTTAGTAGCTTATTATCTGAACAAACTTTCTCAAGTTCTTTCTGTAATGTCTGATTCCTCAAAGTTAACTCAGTGATCTTCTTTCCACTTTCACCTGACTTTTGTTCAAATTTGTCCTTAAGCTGTTCATGTTCTTCTGGTCTAATATGTTGAGAAAGCTTAGCTTTATAATTCTCAAGTTCTCTCTTTAACTGTCTAAGTTCAGCCTGTGATTTTTcatattctctttccatctctacaaacttttttgctttctcattcaCTTCATTTGATAATAAGCTCTTcatgttttcaaatttttctgtGGGGATGGAGAGGGCCAACTTTGCTGCTAACTCTTTTAGCTGACCTTCCATCTCCATggcttttcttcctctcttctctcgcTCTATTTCAGACATACTAAATTCTTTCTGTAATCGCTTATTTTCTTCTACTAGTCTCCCTTCATCTCTTCTGAATTCCTCTActaacatttcattttgtttgatttGGTTCTTCAACTTTCCTACTTCAGCAGAAGCTCCCTCatattttgctttcatttctttcaactGCTCCTTTAGTTCTGTTAATCTGCTATTTCCTGAAGCTGCTTCATTTGTCAAGTGCTCCTTCAGAGCAAGAAAATGAGTTTGCATTTGCTTTACTTTACCTTCTGAATCATACATTCTCTTTTGCACATCTTTTAAAGCATCTTCCAATTGTTTTATCTGGTCATCAGAATCCTCTTTGACTCTTTCACATTCTAATACCAAAGCTTTGCATTCTGCCACTTTATGGGCCAGTTCATTTTGGAGCTTAATCTTCTCTTGCTTAGTTGAATCACAAAAGGTTCTCATGGCATCTAACTCTttctttaaaatctcattttcagaAATGGTAGCTTGACTGGGTAAGGACAGTTCCAATGGTCTTAGCATAGATCTTGTTTGCAAGTGGGCTGGCACTGGAATACCTGAAGATGTAtactagaagaaaagagagaaaaaggatatCGATTATATAAAGCCTAAAGAAAAAGTATTAATATACTTGTTTGCTGGGTTTATAAAAGTTCATGGAACTATTTAGCCAAAAAGTTACTAGTCATAAAGAGAAATTTAGTTGAGATGGTGAGAAAAATTTTTTGTTgtacagttgtttcagtcatttctgactcttttgtgaccccatctggggttttcttaggcaaatatactggagtgagttgccattttttctccagatcattttacaaatgagaaaactgaggcaaactgggttaagcaacttgcccaggttcactcaGTTACtgcatgaggccagatttgaactcagagtcttcctgactctgttcaCTGCTCCAGCAAGCTGCTCTGAAGAGAAATCCTACAGCTAAGTTATAACAACTAATTCTGTTCATTAGTCTAATATAAGGActcttaatctttctttttttctgtcataggCTCCCTctggcaatctggtaaagcccAAGGATCTCTTCTTAAagtaatgttttcaaatgcataaaataaaatatataggattaaaaagaaaacaattatattgaaatacagttgtcaaaagattttaaaaataagtttgtgGACTTCAGATTAGGAAACCTCACAGGTACACAAAatagtcttcttttctcccttctgctcCCTACCCATTCACCACAATTCAGTTCCATAATATGAATACAcaactcttttttttgtattatattttaccCATCTTAAATCACAGCACATCAGATGTGAAGTGCTTCAAGACACTGATAAGAAACTATCAAGATTCTTTGGATGAAAAAGAACttctatatttattaaataaataaatttccaaGTACAATGTATTAACTCACAAATTTTAATAGGACAGGTGACCAGGATCCATCGTAaactcaatttaattttaaaaaaatacctattatgtgtaaTGACAATTACTGTATTTTAGAAAGTAAGCTGTGTAGGCAGACTGTAGTAGAAAGTGTATAATCCTAAATCTactaaaaaagggagaaaatgggaattttccttcaaaaacagaaaaaatttatGTACTTATTAGAAACATTAAAGAAGGTTGTGATTAATAGGtgtccatcaattagagaatggccaAATAAAggtgaaatggaatattatatatcactgtaagaaataatgaaaaaaacattcaaagaaacatgagatCTCTGTGAATTAACAGTAAAACtagcaatacaaagaaaataatttatttgaaggctatatataatatagtaaagaaaaacaactttgacagACTAAAAGTGAAAAATGACATGTGGTCAatgggtagattttttttttttcgctGAATAAAGAAAACTgtcattgagaatttttttcaatGCTCAGAATAGAGTAGAAAGAAATTTAAAGGGAGACACAAATGGGGACAACTTTGAAACTAACAtgttgaattaaatattttttaaaataaactatataagttcatggtttcatatataatcccttttattctttgtatatggaaatattcatgtttATTGATGTTTATCAAATTAAAAGTAgtgaaaaataagttttaaaaatttactttcatTTGTGTTTATGTCTGAATCTGGGTCAGTCTTGTCTCCTAGAATTTGtgcatagggtcatagatttatacccagtgataccactagtGCATGTATAGCaattagttaaaagaaaaaaggaaaggaactatatataaaaatgtcaataaaagcacttttttcttttagtaaaaaactggaaaccaaggagaTGCCCAAAGATTGTGGGATGGCTGAACAAAAAAGTGGAATATcatacaataagaaatgacaaaagaatggATCATTTGTTAGGAGGGTTgtattattggttttttttttttattttgggaagtagatggtgatggtgatgagagagaaggggagggaaggagggagggagagggagaggggagagagagagaggaagaagctccaataaagcatttaaaagaatatacaaaagagaacagaaggagatTCAGAGGGAGATACAGACAAGCTGAACAAGTTTTAAACTAATTTGctgaatatattatatacttttaaaaataagcttgAAAGTGAAGATCCACAGTATCATATgcaatttcccttttttatttttctttgtatatggaaatattcaaAGTTTTAAGTATGGTATATTTATAAACTTCAGGATAAcaaaaaatttttgaataaaaaaaagctttaattaCACTTCATTAAGAGTTTTAATATAAAATCTCACAAATATCCATAATAGGATAGAGTGCAATCTAATAAGTTGCCCACTTTATATACCCCCACCCCTAATAGCAAGcacaaaactgggaaggaaaaggCTGCCACAGATCtatgattttagcaaaaaaaCTTCTTTCCCCAGAAGCAGAATACTAACTTATCCATGACTTATAATCTTACTCAGTTGCTTCATGCATttcaaggttaagtaacttgcccctaATCTGTACAAGGTAGAGTAGGAACTCAataccaggtcttcttgactccaaggccagccctcaAGAGGTTCCCTATGCAAGAATCTCTCAATAAATACTTCATAAGTaacatgaaaattattttaagcaCTTTATTTTAGTGTCATTATAAATGCTAATCAATTAAATTTGAGTTATTCTCAAAAAGATTGAGAGAAAGGAAGCTGACAACATAGAAGCAAACTTGCAGCAGTGATTTTCTCTTGGCTTATAAAGTAAATCTTAAGCTATGATGACCTGGTGGAAGTTTAACAGTAGCTAATGCTACTATCAAGTTCATTTACAGCATCTACACTATCAGTATTCCTTACAAAGAGTTTATGACTAAAATTCTGAAGTATGTTTTGCtgacattttacatttcctttaaaaatcatagaatgtaagctttccTATTTGTTGCCTCCCTCATCACAATGTTCTCTTTGACAACAGGggctgtcttacttttctatttatatcccctGCACTTAGTACAAAGCTTTACACATatccagcacttaataaatgcttagttcATTCATAAAACTTACAGAAAAGAACCTATAGATTATGTAGTCCAACCCATTTATTCTCAgggatgagaaaaactgaggccaagagacattaaatgacttccccaaggtttATGGTAAATAAAGGTCTTTTCCTAGAACAAATTGGGGGGAAGTAGGAGAAAAAACAGAAGGGTATATATAGGAAAAAAACATTGCTTTCTCACTTTAAATCAGATTTTCATTGAAGCTAAGTCCCTGAAATATCCTTATTTTCAAATGCAAGtacatgaattttaaaagtaaaatattttttaaaattattcttgtcTCAGCTCTTCTTCATATGTACAAATAATTAAGAGATGACTGTGGAGTTACTAGGGAAAGcatgttaaaacaaacaaaaagaattttgacTCACTTGCTTAAGTTACTCTCACCAAAATTACTTCAGAGGTCACTGGAATGCTACATCTTTTTAAACCAGTTTTAGCAATGGACAACAAACCTGCTACAAAACACTAAAACTTGTTTCTTCAGTAAGTAATTTTCTAAATACATAAATTTTGTTTAATATAAAAAATGGTATAAAAGCATAAATCCTTAAGAGaggattttctttatttttgtttaagaGAAAGTTACCTGAGATTCTGTAGCAAAAATTTGATTTTGCTTATGAAGCATATCTTCTTTTCCtaaattaacaacaaaaaagaaattataaactaAATTTTCATACAAAAAAAAGCTTAAATGTTAGCTTGGTTCTATAATCTCAACTTATtacacacaaagaaaagaaaaatgagaaaaatataaaaatacactTGATCCCAATAGTTTTTACATAAGATAGGatcaattataaaagataaatatTAAAATCACAGAATAAAAGAACCCTAGAATTGCAAAGGAACATAGTAGAAATCTATGTCAAGAATGCACTCTATATTCTAGCCAACAAAATCATtcagccttttcttgaagacatCTAGTAAGGAGAAACCCACGACCTCCCAGGGCAGGATATTCTACTTCATTCAGTCCAATTCAGTgggcagttattaagcacctacattgTGGTAGGTACTaatgatgcaaagacaaaaacaatagtTCCTATCTTCAAAAAGCTAATATTCTATTTGTTAGGAAACTTATCCCATGATCTGCCTTTCTACAACTGCTTTTCATTCTgccttctgccttctggggctgagaagaaaaaagtttaattcctcttccatatgagAGTCTTCCAATACTTAAAGATCTCTAAAAGCATGATAGCAAAAATTCTTGGATTTTGAGTCTGagaacctgggttcgaatccaAGTCCTATTATACCATATgtagggcaagtcatttgaccattAGGATCCTTGTTTCTTCAagtatatgatctctaaggtctacTTTCAACCCGGAACTTCTAGTCTCATGTCTTTTCTTCAATACACTAAACATCACCACCATCCTTCAGCTGGATGGCAGGATCAGTCCTGTTCCCATGCTGGTTGCCCTCCTCTTCAAACTTGGGAGGTGATGCTAGCTTAAAAATGTCATTTCTAAACTGCGCTGCCTAGAACTGTATACAATATTCAGAATGTGTTCTGATCAGGGGGAAAAACAGTGAAACTATTGGCTCTGTAGTCCTGGACACAAAAGCCTCTTCAAAATCAACCTAAGATTGCTTCATTTGGCTAACACTGTGTTTCTGATTCAttaaaaagaccttagaggtcgaCTAATTGAAACTcttcattttgcatattttaaagaaacaacTCCAGGCACTTGCTgaaagtcacacagacagtaaatggcagaactggaattttcTGACTGTTTTTCTGATTGATTTTTAGTGTCTCCATCACTCTGgctactatgccatgctgcctttccCAAAGAAAGTAAtcaaaatacttaataaatgaagaaaagcaaatcaagACAAGCTTAAGATCCACTTTATATCACTAGAacgtgcaaaatatttttaaacaggtAAAATCGAAGATTAGCAGGACTGTGGGGAAACAGGCACTTTAATACATAATTAGTGAGTCTACAGAATAATCCaaaatattttggagagcaaAATGCCAATATATAGTAAGAGCACAAAACTGATCATACTTTTTTTTATCCTGTAGGCTCCATTGGTAAGATTCTATCCTCTCAAAAATcatcaggaaagaaaagaggtcttatccatacaaaaaaaaaaatcatatctgctttatttgtaataacaaaaaattggaaacaaactGTGTCAAAGAAGTGGAGAAAGacaataaattatggtatattggaataatgaaatattatgtgCATTTAAAAATCTGGACTTACTAGGGTCATGCAAAAAACAGTAAAGAATGAGAGAAGTGAAGGGCTAGGGAGACAATAGACAGTGGGTTTGGtagcaggaggaggagagaaggaaagaaggaaagaaaatgggacCAAAGATATGGAACTTTGGGCAGTCCTAGAAGTACTAGAAGGAAGAGTCCCATGAGGCAGAAGTGAATAtatcccaggcatgggggaatgGCCTGTGCAAAAGCACAGAGTTGGGAAATAGAGTTATATgtgagaaacagaaggaaagtttggctggattgtagagcTCAGGCAAGGGAGTAACATACAGTAAGTTTGAAAAGATAAGGTGGGTTCAGGCTGTAAAAAGTACTaaaaagaggaatttatatttgatcctagaaggaacagggagccaaagaagtttaCTAAGTAGGGAAGCAAtatggttagacctgtgcttAAGAAAATTCAATTTGGCAGCAACATGTAGGATGGAGAGgaatgagagacttgaagcagggagattaATTTGGAAGCCATTGCAATAATTAAGGTGGGGAGGTGGTGTTAGCTATGTGAGTGAACAAAATGCATCCAACAATGTAAGAGATGGGATAGAGAGGTAAAAATAGTAagttttggcaactgattagatatgttgGAGAATAAGTGAGGAGATGATGATAACAAGTTTATGAACCTAAGCATCTGGAAGAATAATGAGGAAAAGCTTTGTTCCCTTATGAGGAAACATTCTGAAAAGCTTTAGCTGCTTTACAAATACAAGCCATACTATTAAAATGAAGCATGTCCTGATTTCCCGGCAAAAATATACAGTAGGTGGTTTGTTCACATGTTAACAAAagatgtttgttcattttcttaaatGATCAAGTTATAGATTgacaatgacaaaataaaatgacTGCAAAactgcttataaatattttagatttttcctGTGTAAACACTGACAATTTTTTAATATCCATATTGTgttaaatatgttttttaaagttaTCTCCCTCTTAATATTACTTCTAGAACTTGTTCAGAGCCCTTAACTTTATTATTTCTCATGCCTCTTTttgattgtaaggtccttgagaggcAGGGACTGGattattgtctttcctttttacaTTCTCAGAAATTAACATagtactttgcacacagtaagagtTTAATACATGTGTTGTAGTTCATAAAATATACAGCATATCTATAACAAGTGAAAAACCTTAGGCACTAACTCATGTTTATTGAGATTATTAATAACTTGTGTCTCTAAATATAATTTGTTAATTCTCCATTAATTTTCTATGAGTTTTGGGGGgcataaaatgtaatattttatatattaaggTTTCAGAATTTCATTAGTATGTATATTCCCTTTACCAATATTGATCATAACCTGTTCAAAAAGCAGGCATACTAACTCTGAAAATTACTGTAGCCAAAATATTCAATTAACCTACAACCAAACTGGGGATGAGTCTCTCCAAACAGGACCTCAGAAGCACAAATTTCACTGCCAAGTCCATACTCAAAGCCAGTACTTGGTTTGGTGGAAACTGTCAGAGTCTGTCCTCTGACGACAGCTATTAGAAAGTCAGGGTAACCTCCATACCAAaatgtacattttgtacattagTACAttagtaaaggagaaaatgtagatatgtgtttatgtgtgtgtatatacatatatatatacatatatatatgtatatacatacacaaacatatgtatgttGGGTATTAGGCAGTTTAAAGTAGAGAACACTGAAAAAACCTGGAAGGTAAAACATGTATGGCTTCAATTGTAATAGTGGTTTCTTGAAATTCcaagaagttttaaaatatttactcatATTTCTTATAATCACTTTCAGGAACGTATGCAGGAATTTCCCCTAATATGTGAGGAAGGGtatctttctttcatttaaagaAAAGGTCTCATTT from Notamacropus eugenii isolate mMacEug1 chromosome 1, mMacEug1.pri_v2, whole genome shotgun sequence includes these protein-coding regions:
- the UACA gene encoding uveal autoantigen with coiled-coil domains and ankyrin repeats isoform X4; translation: MKSLKSRLKRQEGPAPAPASGAALPQATDWNKYDDRLMKAAERGDVEKVSSILAKKGINPGKLDVEGRSAFHVVASKGNLECLNAILVHGVDIIASDAAGRNALHLAAKYGHALCLQKLLQYNCPTEHADLQGRTALHDAAMADCTSSIQLLCDHGASVNAKDADGRTPLILATQMCRPAICQLLIDRGADVNARDKQNRTALMLGCEYGCKDAVEVLIKNGADVSLLDALGNDSSYYARIGDNLDILTLMKTAIENTNKGREPSKKGLSFQQVSYVPPKRNLLHMQDEGNIKPYQREQKNVQDLEAENEDLKEKLRNIQQEQRILVDKVNGLQLQLNEEVMVADDLENEKEKLRSLLTAKEKQHEESLRTIEALKNRFKYYESDYGGAGSHFNNRKEDMLHKQNQIFATESQYTSSGIPVPAHLQTRSMLRPLELSLPSQATISENEILKKELDAMRTFCDSTKQEKIKLQNELAHKVAECKALVLECERVKEDSDDQIKQLEDALKDVQKRMYDSEGKVKQMQTHFLALKEHLTNEAASGNSRLTELKEQLKEMKAKYEGASAEVGKLKNQIKQNEMLVEEFRRDEGRLVEENKRLQKEFSMSEIEREKRGRKAMEMEGQLKELAAKLALSIPTEKFENMKSLLSNEVNEKAKKFVEMEREYEKSQAELRQLKRELENYKAKLSQHIRPEEHEQLKDKFEQKSGESGKKITELTLRNQTLQKELEKVCSDNKLLNQQLRNLEIEMKTYYIPLKLNEEMKKSHALIVDDLNKKLMDVMQKYKERKMETEKLMLEKNNLSKNVSHLEATYIPLENHEKEIMALKSNIIELNKEFSELSKKCDDGKEKLHVITSENAKLKKAINEQYVPVTTHEEIKAALSSTLDKANRELTDVKRKLGDIKQESVQIKDENGALKKKLEDSKNQMKTEFISIKEHKDKMDAINKSLKETEKNNAEVLAKYNEGQKEILALLVEIEAQKKELDTIQECIKLKYAPIVSFEEREKTFKATVKELKDQLLAQTQRCSVGEEETRKCQQENEELKNEILMIQKDLKNKDILIEKSHELEKTLNQKTEELKKQLKDLSEKYTEVKSEKEKLLEENAKQTSEVLAVKAILQEQHVHLGQVEELKNSLNGTIEALKEELKEKQRHQEEAQQAAAESQQMLENQKHSSVSLVEHVQIKEALEKEVGCMKARLSEKEGESQAKTEKIFKLQDEIQNLKQAFKKLESREVIDLSEYNTVKNTLEAKITSITENMTMLNKKYEEVCEEAARAKKAELSAKDEKELIQLRSLSIEQEIKDQKERCDKSLTTITDLQRRMQESAEQIEAKDNKITELLNDVERLKEALNGLSQLTYTSGNSTKKENQQIETLQHQVKSLQQELADANRQHQEVIAIYRMHLLSAAQGHMDEDVQAALLQIIRMRQGLVC
- the UACA gene encoding uveal autoantigen with coiled-coil domains and ankyrin repeats isoform X8; amino-acid sequence: MMSCWFACSAKNRQATDWNKYDDRLMKAAERGDVEKVSSILAKKGINPGKLDVEGRSAFHVVASKGNLECLNAILVHGVDIIASDAAGRNALHLAAKYGHALCLQKLLQYNCPTEHADLQGRTALHDAAMADCTSSIQLLCDHGASVNAKDADGRTPLILATQMCRPAICQLLIDRGADVNARDKQNRTALMLGCEYGCKDAVEVLIKNGADVSLLDALGNDSSYYARIGDNLDILTLMKTAIENTNKGREPSKKGLSFQQRNLLHMQDEGNIKPYQREQKNVQDLEAENEDLKEKLRNIQQEQRILVDKVNGLQLQLNEEVMVADDLENEKEKLRSLLTAKEKQHEESLRTIEALKNRFKYYESDYGGAGSHFNNRKEDMLHKQNQIFATESQYTSSGIPVPAHLQTRSMLRPLELSLPSQATISENEILKKELDAMRTFCDSTKQEKIKLQNELAHKVAECKALVLECERVKEDSDDQIKQLEDALKDVQKRMYDSEGKVKQMQTHFLALKEHLTNEAASGNSRLTELKEQLKEMKAKYEGASAEVGKLKNQIKQNEMLVEEFRRDEGRLVEENKRLQKEFSMSEIEREKRGRKAMEMEGQLKELAAKLALSIPTEKFENMKSLLSNEVNEKAKKFVEMEREYEKSQAELRQLKRELENYKAKLSQHIRPEEHEQLKDKFEQKSGESGKKITELTLRNQTLQKELEKVCSDNKLLNQQLRNLEIEMKTYYIPLKLNEEMKKSHALIVDDLNKKLMDVMQKYKERKMETEKLMLEKNNLSKNVSHLEATYIPLENHEKEIMALKSNIIELNKEFSELSKKCDDGKEKLHVITSENAKLKKAINEQYVPVTTHEEIKAALSSTLDKANRELTDVKRKLGDIKQESVQIKDENGALKKKLEDSKNQMKTEFISIKEHKDKMDAINKSLKETEKNNAEVLAKYNEGQKEILALLVEIEAQKKELDTIQECIKLKYAPIVSFEEREKTFKATVKELKDQLLAQTQRCSVGEEETRKCQQENEELKNEILMIQKDLKNKDILIEKSHELEKTLNQKTEELKKQLKDLSEKYTEVKSEKEKLLEENAKQTSEVLAVKAILQEQHVHLGQVEELKNSLNGTIEALKEELKEKQRHQEEAQQAAAESQQMLENQKHSSVSLVEHVQIKEALEKEVGCMKARLSEKEGESQAKTEKIFKLQDEIQNLKQAFKKLESREVIDLSEYNTVKNTLEAKITSITENMTMLNKKYEEVCEEAARAKKAELSAKDEKELIQLRSLSIEQEIKDQKERCDKSLTTITDLQRRMQESAEQIEAKDNKITELLNDVERLKEALNGLSQLTYTSGNSTKKENQQIETLQHQVKSLQQELADANRQHQEVIAIYRMHLLSAAQGHMDEDVQAALLQIIRMRQGLVC